The following proteins are encoded in a genomic region of Planococcus lenghuensis:
- a CDS encoding cation diffusion facilitator family transporter, with amino-acid sequence MGAGHSHTHNANKKALMIGFIITTSYMIVEAIGGWLTNSLALLADAGHMLSDSVSLGVGVAAFVMGEKAADASKTYGYKRFEVLAALFNGVTLTLISIYIFYEAYHRFADPPEVASGGMLVIAVIGLIVNLVVAWILNRSGDTKDNLNVRAAFLHVLGDLLGSVGAIIAALLIMFFSWGWADPLASVIVAMLVLISGWRVTKDSLHVLMEGTPQNVDLGDVKKTVESIQGVTGVHDLHVWSITSGQNALSCHAVVDGNLSIRESEQLVQLIGQKLLEKNIGHATIQMESDDHPHEESLLCELGSDDSAAGHDHQH; translated from the coding sequence ATGGGCGCAGGACATTCGCATACCCATAATGCGAACAAAAAAGCATTGATGATCGGATTTATCATCACGACCAGTTACATGATCGTCGAAGCGATCGGCGGCTGGCTTACGAACAGCCTGGCGTTGCTTGCAGACGCCGGCCACATGCTGAGCGATTCCGTTTCGCTCGGTGTCGGGGTGGCCGCATTTGTCATGGGCGAGAAAGCGGCGGATGCCAGTAAAACCTATGGCTATAAGCGGTTTGAAGTGCTGGCTGCTCTTTTCAATGGCGTCACGCTGACGCTGATCTCAATCTATATTTTCTATGAGGCGTATCACCGGTTTGCGGATCCGCCGGAAGTGGCATCCGGCGGCATGCTGGTGATTGCGGTTATCGGGCTGATTGTTAACCTTGTGGTTGCCTGGATCTTGAACCGGAGCGGCGATACGAAAGACAATCTGAATGTCCGGGCGGCATTCCTGCATGTGTTGGGTGACCTGCTCGGTTCAGTGGGAGCCATCATCGCGGCGCTCCTGATTATGTTCTTCAGCTGGGGCTGGGCCGACCCGCTGGCGAGTGTCATCGTAGCTATGCTCGTACTGATCAGCGGTTGGCGGGTCACAAAAGATTCACTTCATGTCCTCATGGAAGGGACACCGCAGAACGTGGACCTTGGTGACGTGAAAAAGACCGTCGAAAGCATACAGGGCGTAACCGGCGTCCATGACCTGCATGTATGGAGCATTACAAGCGGTCAGAATGCCCTTTCCTGTCATGCTGTAGTGGACGGGAACCTCTCCATCCGTGAAAGTGAACAGCTTGTACAGCTGATCGGACAGAAGCTGCTGGAGAAAAACATCGGTCACGCGACGATCCAGATGGAAAGTGATGACCACCCACATGAAGAATCGCTTCTTTGCGAACTGGGTTCCGATGATTCCGCTGCTGGGCATGACCATCAGCATTAA
- a CDS encoding ArsR/SmtB family transcription factor yields the protein MTAGRRGPLDMDAETVERVSQLFKALSDPTRLRILSLLFHRECAVNQIAEALGLKQSTVSHQLRLLKNFQLVKCRRQGTTIFYSHADRHVVDVLHQMIEHAQHD from the coding sequence ATGACGGCCGGCCGACGGGGACCGCTTGACATGGACGCGGAAACCGTTGAACGTGTATCGCAGCTGTTCAAAGCGCTCAGTGATCCTACGCGTCTACGCATTCTCTCGCTGCTGTTTCACAGAGAATGTGCAGTGAACCAGATTGCAGAAGCATTGGGTTTAAAACAGTCTACGGTCTCCCATCAGCTTCGCCTGCTGAAAAACTTCCAGCTGGTCAAGTGCCGGCGGCAGGGAACGACCATTTTTTATTCGCATGCTGACCGGCACGTTGTTGATGTTCTGCACCAGATGATTGAGCATGCCCAGCATGACTGA
- a CDS encoding sodium:calcium antiporter gives MSPWIWGIVMLVAIYAAKWGADQMVEPLKKVRRQWGITQVAGASLLAILTASPEVGISTVSAIRNSGDIGLGTLLGSNIIAIPLIMTVAYAASRKKFGGKGKDEDQKELERKHQEHLREHLLSLSKRAATVLALPYVVIIAIVALLTMPPGWRGLQPVDGWIMLGVFFLFLGQALWRGRKEGEDVKWSKKQIKLAALGAVALIAGAYFTVTAAENVISAIGISQIIGGIFITGTLSTAPEVFKTWKIVGSGQTTAGSTSVIGDKAITLSLGLVPLALVTTPINDFQLFWINLVFVTLMPVAFSLMVLKNKHSGLKLWNVLLLDALLLLYIFIILKWVLNLF, from the coding sequence ATGAGTCCATGGATTTGGGGAATCGTCATGCTGGTCGCTATTTACGCCGCCAAATGGGGCGCCGACCAGATGGTTGAGCCGCTGAAAAAAGTGCGCAGACAATGGGGAATTACACAAGTGGCCGGTGCGAGCCTGCTGGCTATTTTGACAGCGAGTCCCGAAGTCGGGATCAGCACGGTCAGCGCAATCCGGAACTCGGGCGATATCGGTCTCGGTACACTTCTCGGATCCAATATCATCGCCATCCCGCTGATCATGACAGTGGCATATGCCGCTTCCCGTAAAAAATTCGGCGGAAAGGGAAAAGATGAGGACCAGAAGGAACTCGAGCGGAAGCATCAGGAGCATCTGCGGGAGCATTTGCTGTCGCTGTCCAAGCGGGCAGCAACCGTGTTGGCGCTGCCTTATGTTGTTATTATCGCCATCGTCGCGCTACTCACCATGCCGCCGGGCTGGCGCGGACTTCAGCCGGTCGACGGCTGGATCATGCTTGGCGTGTTTTTCCTGTTTCTGGGCCAGGCACTTTGGCGCGGCCGGAAAGAAGGAGAAGATGTAAAATGGAGCAAAAAGCAGATTAAACTGGCCGCGCTTGGAGCCGTGGCCTTAATCGCAGGTGCTTATTTTACGGTCACAGCTGCTGAAAATGTAATTTCCGCCATCGGCATCTCCCAAATTATTGGCGGTATTTTCATCACCGGGACCTTGAGCACGGCACCGGAAGTGTTCAAGACATGGAAAATCGTCGGCAGCGGCCAGACGACAGCCGGGAGTACAAGCGTCATCGGAGATAAAGCGATCACGCTGTCACTGGGTCTTGTGCCATTGGCACTCGTGACAACGCCCATCAATGATTTTCAGCTGTTTTGGATCAACCTGGTCTTCGTCACACTCATGCCGGTCGCATTTTCGCTGATGGTACTGAAAAACAAGCATTCTGGTTTGAAACTATGGAATGTGCTGCTGCTTGATGCATTATTGCTCCTGTACATTTTCATCATTCTGAAATGGGTGCTTAACCTGTTTTGA